The Candidatus Koribacter versatilis Ellin345 genome has a segment encoding these proteins:
- the tuf gene encoding elongation factor Tu, producing MAKEKFDRSKPHVNVGTIGHIDHGKTTLTAAITKVLSKHNPKIAFRSFDSIDNAPEERERGITIATAHVEYETANRHYAHVDCPGHADYIKNMITGAAQMDGAILVVAATDGPMPQTKEHVLLARQVGVPYVVVFLNKCDAVEDAELIDLVEMEVRELLNKYGFPGDDLPVVRGSALGALNGEAQWEAKIDELMEAVDKNIPLPARDIDKPFLMPIEDIFSISGRGTVVTGRIERGKVKVGEEVEIVGFRETRKTVVTGVEMFKKQLDEGLAGDNAGLLLRGIGKDDVERGMVLAKGGSITPHTKFKGEVYVLSKEEGGRHTPFFKGYRPQFYFRTTDVTGVATLPAGTEMVMPGDNVALEIELITPVAMEKGLRFAIREGGRTVGAGTISEIIA from the coding sequence ATGGCGAAAGAGAAATTTGACCGCAGCAAACCGCACGTGAACGTTGGCACGATTGGGCACATTGACCACGGGAAGACGACGTTGACGGCGGCGATCACGAAGGTGTTGTCGAAGCACAACCCGAAGATTGCGTTCCGTTCGTTCGATTCGATCGACAACGCACCGGAAGAGCGCGAGCGCGGTATCACGATTGCGACGGCGCACGTGGAGTACGAGACGGCGAACCGTCACTACGCCCACGTCGATTGCCCGGGCCACGCTGATTACATCAAGAACATGATCACCGGCGCGGCGCAGATGGATGGCGCGATCCTGGTGGTAGCGGCGACCGACGGTCCGATGCCGCAGACGAAAGAGCACGTGCTGCTTGCCCGCCAGGTAGGCGTCCCCTACGTGGTGGTGTTCCTCAACAAGTGCGATGCCGTCGAAGACGCCGAACTGATCGACCTGGTCGAGATGGAAGTGCGCGAGTTGCTGAACAAGTACGGGTTCCCCGGCGACGACCTCCCGGTAGTTCGTGGTTCGGCCTTGGGTGCACTGAACGGTGAAGCGCAGTGGGAAGCCAAGATCGATGAGTTGATGGAAGCAGTGGACAAGAACATTCCGCTGCCGGCGCGCGACATCGACAAGCCGTTCCTGATGCCGATCGAAGACATCTTCTCGATCTCGGGCCGCGGCACGGTGGTTACCGGCCGTATCGAGCGTGGCAAGGTGAAGGTGGGCGAGGAAGTGGAAATCGTAGGCTTCCGCGAGACCCGCAAGACGGTAGTGACGGGCGTCGAAATGTTCAAGAAGCAGCTGGACGAAGGTCTGGCTGGCGACAACGCCGGGTTGCTGCTCCGCGGTATCGGTAAAGACGATGTGGAGCGCGGCATGGTGTTGGCGAAGGGTGGATCGATTACCCCGCACACCAAGTTCAAGGGCGAAGTTTACGTGTTGAGCAAGGAAGAAGGCGGGCGTCATACCCCGTTCTTCAAGGGCTACCGTCCGCAGTTCTACTTCCGCACCACGGACGTGACCGGCGTAGCGACCTTGCCTGCAGGCACGGAGATGGTGATGCCGGGCGACAACGTAGCGCTGGAGATCGAGTTGATCACGCCGGTAGCTATGGAAAAGGGCTTGCGCTTCGCGATTCGTGAAGGCGGCCGTACGGTCGGCGCTGGCACCATCAGCGAGATTATTGCGTAG
- the rpsJ gene encoding 30S ribosomal protein S10, whose translation MIGKERIRIRLKAYDYRVLDQSTGEIVDTARRTGAQIAGPIPLPTVKNKYCVLRSPHVDKKSREAFEIRTHKRLLDILEPTQQTVDALMKLDLPAGVDVEIKAFGKEHK comes from the coding sequence GTGATTGGCAAAGAACGTATTCGGATCCGACTGAAGGCTTATGACTACCGCGTTCTGGACCAGTCCACGGGAGAAATCGTGGATACCGCCCGCCGTACCGGCGCGCAGATTGCGGGACCGATTCCGCTACCCACGGTGAAGAACAAGTATTGCGTTCTTCGCTCTCCCCACGTGGACAAGAAGAGCCGTGAGGCATTCGAGATCCGCACCCACAAGCGCTTGCTCGACATTCTCGAGCCGACGCAGCAGACCGTGGATGCGCTGATGAAACTCGACCTGCCCGCGGGCGTGGACGTGGAAATTAAGGCATTCGGCAAGGAACACAAGTAG
- the rplC gene encoding 50S ribosomal protein L3 translates to MINGLIGKKIGMTQLFDSKGDVRPVTVLQAGPCVITQRKTANKDGYDAAQVGLVEFVKETRLTKAQLGHLGKNDLPPVRTLHEFAIVADGPSEAESNGEVKVGDKVLVDLFEGSKFVDVTGVSKGRGFAGVVKRHKFAGGARSHGSMFQISGSIGSSAFPSRVFKGMRMAGHMGQDQVTVRNLRILGIDKDENLLVVEGAVPGPKDATVFITMSKKPPRERRGFAGSSTVDPLKASKRAVAKKK, encoded by the coding sequence ATGATTAACGGATTGATTGGAAAAAAGATCGGCATGACGCAGCTCTTCGACAGCAAAGGCGATGTTCGCCCTGTCACGGTGCTGCAGGCCGGTCCCTGTGTGATTACGCAGCGCAAGACGGCAAACAAGGACGGCTACGATGCCGCCCAGGTCGGACTCGTTGAGTTCGTGAAGGAGACGCGCCTGACCAAGGCCCAACTCGGCCACCTCGGGAAGAATGATCTTCCCCCGGTGCGCACCCTGCACGAGTTTGCGATCGTCGCGGACGGACCCAGCGAAGCGGAGTCGAACGGCGAAGTGAAAGTCGGCGACAAGGTGCTGGTCGATCTCTTCGAGGGATCGAAGTTCGTCGATGTGACGGGCGTGAGCAAGGGCCGCGGTTTCGCGGGCGTGGTGAAGCGCCATAAGTTCGCTGGCGGCGCCCGGTCGCACGGTTCGATGTTCCAGATCTCGGGTTCGATCGGTTCGTCGGCGTTCCCGTCGCGCGTGTTCAAAGGCATGCGCATGGCCGGTCACATGGGCCAGGACCAGGTGACGGTCCGCAACCTGCGCATCCTCGGCATCGACAAGGACGAAAACCTGTTGGTGGTCGAAGGCGCGGTTCCGGGACCGAAGGACGCTACGGTGTTCATCACCATGTCGAAGAAACCGCCGAGAGAGCGTCGTGGATTCGCGGGTTCGAGCACGGTTGACCCGTTGAAGGCTTCGAAGCGCGCGGTTGCGAAGAAGAAGTAG
- the rplD gene encoding 50S ribosomal protein L4: MATIDVVNLSGEKVGSFELADEVFGAVNEDLLWEAVKHYRAGQHRGTHATKNKKLVSGAGKKLWKQKGTGRARVGSIRSPLWRHGGTVHGPQPRSYDYAFPRKKLLGALRSALAAKLADGKLTVVESFDVKEPKANAFRKTLAGLKVDKTALLIESAENKNLELSSRNLKGVELVAGNAVHPYHLLRYDRAVIARPALEKLQNSLKKAASKRHAEVA, translated from the coding sequence ATGGCGACAATTGACGTAGTAAACCTGAGTGGCGAGAAGGTCGGTTCGTTCGAACTGGCTGACGAAGTCTTCGGTGCAGTGAACGAAGACCTGCTCTGGGAAGCGGTGAAGCACTACCGCGCCGGGCAGCATCGCGGTACCCACGCCACCAAGAACAAGAAGCTGGTCTCCGGCGCGGGCAAGAAGCTCTGGAAGCAGAAGGGAACGGGCCGCGCGCGTGTGGGCTCGATCCGTTCGCCACTGTGGCGTCACGGCGGCACCGTCCACGGACCGCAGCCCCGTTCGTACGACTACGCGTTCCCGCGTAAGAAGCTCCTGGGTGCGCTGCGTTCGGCGCTCGCCGCCAAGCTGGCCGATGGCAAGCTGACGGTGGTGGAAAGCTTCGACGTGAAAGAGCCGAAGGCGAATGCGTTCCGCAAGACGCTGGCGGGGCTCAAGGTGGACAAGACGGCACTGCTGATCGAATCCGCTGAAAACAAGAACCTCGAGTTGAGCTCGCGCAACCTTAAGGGTGTGGAGCTAGTAGCAGGCAATGCGGTTCATCCGTATCACCTGCTGCGTTACGACCGCGCGGTGATTGCGCGTCCGGCGCTCGAGAAGCTGCAGAACTCGCTGAAAAAAGCGGCGAGCAAGCGTCATGCGGAGGTGGCGTAA
- a CDS encoding 50S ribosomal protein L23 → MAKSAYQILRKPVITEKGLGVKETESTLVFEVSANATKTEIKEAVQKTFKVKVDTVRTANFVGKERRRGKFSGYRPDWKKAYVRLKTGEKMPEYAENL, encoded by the coding sequence ATGGCTAAGTCGGCATATCAGATCCTCCGGAAGCCTGTGATCACGGAAAAAGGTCTGGGCGTGAAGGAAACCGAATCGACGCTGGTGTTCGAAGTCTCGGCGAATGCGACCAAGACGGAGATCAAGGAAGCGGTGCAGAAGACCTTCAAGGTGAAGGTGGACACGGTCCGCACTGCAAACTTCGTGGGCAAGGAACGCCGCCGCGGTAAATTCAGCGGCTACCGCCCCGACTGGAAGAAGGCATACGTTCGCCTGAAGACAGGCGAAAAGATGCCGGAGTACGCCGAGAACCTGTAA
- the rplB gene encoding 50S ribosomal protein L2, giving the protein MAIKTYRPLTPTLRFQTKLVNEELTTDRPHKPLTKTKQRTGGRRNAGDITIWHRGGGHKRKLRLIDFKRDKSGVPATVATVEYDPNRSANIALLHYADGEKRYILHPVGLKVGQKVVSGPDADILVGNALPLRNIPAGTVVHNIELKPGKGAQMARSAGAQAQLVAKESDYALLKLPSGETRRVLVDCMATIGQVGNLDYENVAIGKAGRTRWMGVRPTNRGVVMNPVDHPHGGGEGKTSGGRHPVTPWGQPTRGYKTRNNKRTDKFIVTRRGKR; this is encoded by the coding sequence ATGGCTATCAAGACATACAGACCGCTAACTCCGACGCTGCGCTTCCAGACGAAGCTGGTCAACGAAGAGCTGACCACGGACCGTCCGCATAAGCCGCTGACGAAGACGAAGCAGCGCACCGGCGGGCGCCGCAATGCCGGCGACATCACGATCTGGCATCGTGGCGGTGGACACAAGCGCAAGCTGCGCCTCATCGATTTCAAGCGCGACAAGAGCGGCGTACCCGCGACCGTCGCGACTGTTGAATACGATCCGAACCGTTCGGCGAACATCGCGCTGCTGCACTATGCCGATGGCGAAAAGCGCTACATCCTGCACCCGGTGGGTTTGAAGGTCGGGCAGAAGGTTGTGAGCGGGCCGGACGCCGACATCCTGGTTGGCAATGCCCTGCCGCTGCGCAACATCCCGGCCGGTACTGTAGTGCACAACATCGAGCTGAAGCCTGGTAAGGGCGCGCAGATGGCGCGTTCGGCCGGAGCCCAGGCGCAGTTGGTGGCCAAGGAATCCGACTACGCGCTGCTCAAGCTACCTTCCGGCGAAACTCGCCGCGTGCTAGTGGACTGCATGGCGACGATCGGCCAGGTTGGCAATCTCGATTACGAGAACGTGGCAATCGGCAAGGCCGGCCGCACCCGCTGGATGGGTGTGCGTCCGACCAACCGCGGTGTCGTCATGAACCCGGTCGACCATCCGCATGGCGGTGGTGAAGGCAAGACCTCGGGTGGACGTCACCCGGTGACCCCTTGGGGACAACCGACACGTGGCTACAAGACCCGTAACAACAAGCGGACCGATAAGTTCATCGTGACGCGACGCGGCAAGCGGTAA
- the rpsS gene encoding 30S ribosomal protein S19, whose product MRSQKKGPFIDTHVLAKIEDMNNRNEKKVVRTWSRRSTIIPEMVGHTLAVHNGKKFIPVYVTENMVGHKLGEFSFTRQFKGHSVKAATETAAKPAR is encoded by the coding sequence ATGCGTTCGCAAAAAAAAGGTCCGTTCATTGATACACACGTTCTCGCCAAGATCGAGGACATGAACAACCGCAACGAGAAGAAGGTGGTCCGCACCTGGTCGCGCCGTTCGACGATCATCCCCGAGATGGTGGGACACACGCTGGCCGTGCACAACGGGAAGAAATTCATCCCGGTGTACGTGACGGAAAACATGGTGGGACACAAGCTCGGCGAGTTCAGCTTCACCCGCCAGTTCAAGGGCCACTCGGTGAAAGCGGCAACGGAGACGGCTGCAAAGCCGGCCCGGTAA
- the rplV gene encoding 50S ribosomal protein L22, whose translation MEFTAKANFVRVSPQKARLVLDLIKGQRVEDALNTLLFTKKGIAPAIYKLVHSAMDNANYLSNEKGLDLDLDRLYVKKAIANDGPRMKRIRPAPMGRAFRYQRRISHIEISLAEKPGFQGSTATTVEDEAPKAKGAKGAKAKKAPAKKAAAKKAPAKKFAGKKTAKR comes from the coding sequence ATGGAATTCACAGCTAAAGCAAATTTCGTTCGCGTCTCCCCGCAGAAGGCCCGGCTGGTGCTGGACCTGATTAAGGGACAGCGGGTGGAAGACGCTCTGAACACACTGCTCTTCACGAAGAAGGGCATTGCGCCGGCGATTTATAAACTGGTGCACTCGGCGATGGACAACGCCAACTATCTCAGCAATGAGAAGGGACTCGACCTGGACCTCGACCGCCTGTATGTGAAGAAGGCGATCGCGAACGACGGCCCGCGCATGAAGCGCATCCGTCCGGCCCCGATGGGACGAGCGTTCCGCTACCAGCGCCGTATCTCGCATATCGAGATCTCGCTGGCGGAGAAGCCAGGTTTCCAGGGTTCGACCGCGACCACCGTCGAGGACGAAGCTCCGAAGGCAAAGGGCGCAAAGGGCGCAAAGGCCAAGAAGGCTCCCGCGAAGAAAGCGGCTGCGAAGAAGGCCCCGGCAAAGAAATTTGCGGGTAAGAAAACCGCGAAGAGATAG
- the rpsC gene encoding 30S ribosomal protein S3, which yields MGQKVHPYGFRLGYTKPWKSRWFIERDYDKLLLEDVKLKAELKEKLKSAGVSSIEVERPGNKLRIIIRTARPGIIIGRKGAEIDKLKGELQKRTNREVYIDIQEVHKPELDAQLVAESIALQLEKRVGFRRAMRKSVDSALRFGCKGIKVRVSGRLNGNEIARSEWYLQGRLPLHTLRADIDYGFAEARTTYGVIGVKAWVYKGEILPAAKKREPQVATAGNF from the coding sequence ATGGGACAGAAAGTCCATCCTTACGGATTCCGCCTCGGATATACCAAGCCGTGGAAGTCGCGTTGGTTTATCGAGCGGGACTACGACAAACTGCTGCTCGAAGACGTCAAGCTGAAGGCCGAGCTGAAAGAGAAGCTCAAGTCGGCGGGCGTGAGCTCCATTGAAGTGGAGCGCCCGGGCAACAAGCTGCGCATTATCATTCGCACCGCGCGTCCGGGCATCATCATCGGCCGCAAAGGCGCAGAGATCGATAAGCTCAAGGGCGAGCTCCAGAAGCGGACGAACCGCGAGGTGTACATCGACATCCAGGAAGTGCACAAGCCTGAGCTCGATGCACAGCTGGTGGCGGAGTCGATCGCGTTGCAGCTCGAGAAGCGCGTAGGCTTCCGGCGCGCGATGCGCAAGTCGGTGGACTCGGCGCTGCGTTTCGGTTGCAAGGGGATCAAGGTCCGCGTGAGTGGCCGCCTGAACGGCAATGAAATCGCCCGTTCCGAGTGGTACCTGCAGGGCCGGTTGCCGCTGCACACGCTGCGTGCCGACATCGACTACGGATTCGCGGAAGCGCGGACCACGTACGGTGTGATCGGCGTCAAGGCGTGGGTCTACAAGGGCGAGATTCTTCCCGCGGCCAAGAAGCGTGAGCCGCAGGTGGCGACCGCCGGCAATTTCTAA
- the rplP gene encoding 50S ribosomal protein L16, producing the protein MLMPKKVKYRKQQRGRMRGKAWRGSELSFGDFGLKVLEPGWISDRQIEASRVAMTRFIKRGGKIWIRLFPDKPVTKKPAETRMGKGKGAPDHWVAVVRPGKILFEMEGVSVTDAAEAMRLAAHKLPLRTKFVARETSAH; encoded by the coding sequence ATGTTAATGCCCAAGAAAGTGAAGTACCGCAAGCAGCAGCGCGGACGCATGCGCGGCAAAGCTTGGCGCGGCTCCGAGTTGAGCTTCGGCGATTTCGGCTTGAAGGTGTTGGAGCCGGGCTGGATCAGCGACCGCCAGATTGAAGCGAGCCGTGTTGCTATGACGCGCTTCATCAAGCGCGGCGGCAAGATCTGGATCCGCCTCTTCCCGGACAAGCCGGTAACCAAGAAGCCGGCCGAAACCCGTATGGGTAAGGGCAAGGGCGCGCCTGATCATTGGGTCGCCGTCGTCCGCCCCGGCAAGATCCTGTTCGAAATGGAAGGCGTTTCGGTGACGGATGCTGCCGAGGCAATGCGCCTGGCCGCCCACAAGCTGCCGTTGCGCACGAAATTTGTGGCGCGCGAGACGTCGGCGCACTAG
- the rpmC gene encoding 50S ribosomal protein L29 produces the protein MAQRAQSLADKVRNLTPAELHARESEQSEQLFKLKFQLKMGQSESLKKLREMRKEIARIKTVAREKELGIARTAVAEAPAKKTSRKKTEKK, from the coding sequence ATGGCTCAACGAGCACAAAGTTTGGCGGATAAAGTCCGCAACCTGACACCGGCAGAACTGCACGCGCGCGAGAGCGAGCAGAGCGAACAGCTCTTCAAGCTGAAGTTCCAGTTGAAGATGGGACAGTCGGAAAGCCTGAAGAAGCTGCGCGAAATGAGAAAAGAAATCGCCCGCATCAAGACGGTAGCCCGCGAGAAGGAACTGGGCATCGCCCGGACCGCGGTTGCCGAAGCGCCGGCGAAGAAGACCTCGCGCAAGAAGACGGAGAAGAAGTAA
- the rpsQ gene encoding 30S ribosomal protein S17: MAETTNTPETSHRKELIGLVVSTKMQKTIVVQVERQKSHAMYGRVISRRKRFYAHDEEQTAHIGDYVRIEETRPLSKLKRWKLAEVLRRSALAPEVQEAAS, from the coding sequence ATGGCCGAAACAACGAACACCCCTGAAACCAGCCACCGCAAGGAACTGATCGGCCTGGTGGTCTCCACCAAGATGCAGAAGACGATCGTGGTCCAGGTGGAGCGCCAGAAGTCGCATGCCATGTATGGCCGCGTGATCTCGCGCCGCAAGAGGTTCTATGCGCACGATGAAGAGCAGACAGCCCACATCGGCGATTACGTGCGGATCGAAGAGACCCGCCCGTTGAGCAAGCTGAAGCGCTGGAAACTGGCCGAAGTGCTGCGCCGTTCGGCGCTGGCTCCGGAAGTCCAGGAAGCTGCGAGCTAA
- the rplN gene encoding 50S ribosomal protein L14: MAVQMRTMLEVADNSGARKLQMINPLGGGAGHVAHLGDVVTAAVKEASPDGTAKKGTVVKAVIVRTHKEHRRKDGTYIRFDTNAAVLINDTGEPVGTRVFGPVARELREKKFLKIVSLAPEVL, translated from the coding sequence ATGGCAGTGCAAATGAGAACGATGCTCGAGGTTGCCGACAACAGCGGCGCCCGCAAGCTCCAGATGATCAACCCGCTGGGCGGCGGCGCCGGACACGTGGCGCACCTCGGTGACGTGGTGACGGCCGCGGTGAAGGAAGCTTCGCCGGACGGCACCGCGAAGAAGGGCACGGTTGTGAAGGCCGTGATCGTGCGGACGCACAAGGAGCATCGCCGCAAGGACGGCACCTACATTCGCTTCGACACGAATGCGGCAGTGCTGATCAATGACACCGGCGAGCCGGTGGGGACCCGTGTCTTCGGACCGGTGGCCCGCGAGCTGCGCGAGAAGAAGTTCCTGAAGATTGTTTCACTCGCCCCCGAAGTTCTGTAG
- the rplX gene encoding 50S ribosomal protein L24 — protein sequence MANVTTDIKRNDTVAVTSGKDKGKQGRVLRVIPDKGRILVEHVGMVKNHVKPNPQKNIKGGIAEQESAIAISNVALVCAKCGPTRVAHKGEGKQKSRVCAKCGSDLTGK from the coding sequence ATGGCAAACGTAACAACTGATATCAAGCGCAACGACACGGTTGCAGTGACCTCCGGCAAGGACAAGGGCAAGCAGGGCCGCGTGCTCCGCGTCATTCCTGACAAAGGCCGCATCCTGGTCGAGCACGTGGGCATGGTGAAGAACCATGTGAAGCCGAACCCGCAGAAGAACATCAAGGGCGGCATCGCCGAGCAGGAAAGCGCGATCGCGATTTCGAACGTCGCATTGGTCTGCGCAAAGTGCGGTCCGACGCGCGTGGCACACAAGGGCGAAGGCAAGCAGAAGTCCCGCGTATGCGCGAAGTGCGGGAGTGATTTAACCGGGAAGTAA
- the rplE gene encoding 50S ribosomal protein L5: protein MADEKKQQKKPDGAGKRQAKAEAAEAPQSGRPKASNRGSARLRGKFTKEVAPALMKEFGITNVMAVPKIEKVVVNMGVGEATQNAKVLDPAVSDLQAITGQKPVVTKAKKSIAQFKVREGQSIGAMVTLRGDRMYEFLDRLMNVALPRVRDFRGVPMKSFDGRGNFTLGLRDQLIFPEIDYSKVDKLKGMNVTIVTSAKNDDQARALLKHMGMPFRQPGA from the coding sequence ATGGCAGACGAGAAGAAGCAGCAGAAGAAACCGGACGGCGCGGGTAAGCGCCAGGCAAAGGCCGAAGCGGCCGAGGCGCCCCAGAGCGGACGTCCAAAGGCGAGCAACCGTGGCTCCGCGCGCCTGCGTGGCAAGTTCACGAAGGAAGTGGCGCCGGCACTGATGAAAGAGTTCGGCATCACCAACGTGATGGCGGTTCCGAAGATCGAGAAGGTCGTAGTGAACATGGGTGTGGGCGAAGCAACGCAGAACGCGAAAGTGCTCGACCCGGCCGTGAGCGACCTGCAGGCCATCACTGGACAGAAGCCGGTGGTGACGAAGGCGAAGAAGTCGATCGCGCAGTTCAAGGTGCGTGAAGGCCAGTCGATTGGCGCGATGGTTACGCTGCGCGGCGACCGCATGTACGAATTCCTCGACCGCCTGATGAACGTGGCGCTGCCCCGTGTGCGTGATTTCCGTGGCGTGCCGATGAAGTCGTTTGACGGGCGCGGCAATTTCACGCTCGGCCTGCGCGACCAGTTGATCTTCCCGGAAATTGACTATTCGAAGGTCGACAAGTTGAAGGGCATGAACGTCACGATTGTGACATCGGCAAAGAACGACGACCAGGCCCGCGCGCTGCTGAAGCACATGGGCATGCCGTTTCGGCAACCGGGCGCTTAG
- a CDS encoding type Z 30S ribosomal protein S14 codes for MARTSHVAKANKKPKFSTRQHNRCKICGRPRAYLRKFGLCRLCFRGLALRGEIPGVSKSSW; via the coding sequence ATGGCGAGAACATCACACGTAGCCAAGGCGAACAAGAAACCCAAGTTCTCCACGCGCCAGCACAACCGCTGCAAGATTTGCGGACGTCCGCGCGCGTACCTGCGCAAGTTCGGCCTTTGCCGTCTGTGCTTCCGTGGCCTCGCGCTGCGGGGAGAGATTCCAGGCGTTTCAAAGTCGTCCTGGTAG
- the rpsH gene encoding 30S ribosomal protein S8, producing the protein MSLTTDPVADFLSRVRNAIKARHQKVDAPASKLKTELARILKEEGYIANYKAVEEEGKKLIRVYLKYGSDNVSPISNVTRISRPGCRVYVGSKEIPRVLGGLGISILTTPKGVMTGRQARKEGVGGEVLCEIY; encoded by the coding sequence ATGAGTTTGACCACCGATCCGGTCGCAGATTTCCTGTCGCGGGTTCGCAACGCGATCAAGGCACGTCACCAGAAGGTTGATGCGCCTGCGTCGAAGCTGAAGACGGAACTCGCCCGAATTCTTAAAGAAGAAGGCTACATCGCCAATTACAAGGCGGTCGAAGAAGAAGGCAAGAAGCTGATCCGGGTGTACCTGAAGTACGGATCCGACAATGTCTCGCCGATCTCGAACGTCACCCGCATTTCGCGTCCGGGTTGCCGCGTATACGTAGGCAGCAAGGAGATCCCGCGCGTTCTCGGCGGTCTGGGAATCAGCATCCTGACCACGCCGAAGGGCGTGATGACGGGACGCCAGGCGCGCAAAGAAGGCGTGGGCGGCGAAGTCCTCTGCGAAATTTACTAG
- the rplF gene encoding 50S ribosomal protein L6, translating to MSRIGKKPIAVPKGVTFNVQGDVVTVKGPKGTVSNHLPGGVKLALEDGNIVVTRDDESKRAIHGLVRALVNNAVEGVTKGWTRNLEIVGIGYRAELKGKGTVVFTLGYSHPIEYPLPTGIEAAVDAKQTALTITGIDRQKVGQVAAEMRALRPPDPYKNKGVRYAGEKLKKKVGKTGAK from the coding sequence ATGTCGAGAATTGGTAAGAAGCCGATTGCCGTGCCGAAGGGCGTCACGTTCAACGTGCAGGGCGATGTCGTAACCGTGAAGGGGCCGAAGGGCACCGTATCGAACCACCTGCCGGGCGGCGTGAAGCTGGCTCTGGAGGATGGCAACATTGTCGTGACGCGCGACGACGAGTCGAAGCGCGCCATTCACGGCCTGGTCCGCGCGCTGGTGAACAACGCAGTGGAAGGCGTGACCAAGGGCTGGACGCGGAACCTGGAGATCGTTGGCATTGGTTACCGTGCCGAACTCAAGGGCAAGGGCACGGTGGTGTTCACGCTGGGCTACTCGCACCCGATCGAATATCCGTTGCCGACTGGGATCGAAGCGGCGGTGGACGCGAAGCAGACCGCGCTGACGATTACCGGCATTGACCGGCAGAAGGTCGGCCAGGTTGCGGCGGAAATGCGCGCGCTGCGCCCGCCCGATCCGTACAAGAACAAGGGCGTACGTTACGCCGGCGAGAAACTGAAGAAGAAGGTCGGCAAGACCGGCGCGAAGTAA
- the rplR gene encoding 50S ribosomal protein L18, translating into MIIKEAKDAKRGRVHSRIRKKMEGTPERPRLNVYRSTNHLYVQVIDDSKGATLVAANTLEFGEAKEGKRPTGGNLSAAKQLGKAIAERAKQKGINKVVFDRGGYLYHGRIKALADAAREGGLEF; encoded by the coding sequence ATGATCATTAAAGAAGCAAAAGATGCAAAGCGGGGCCGGGTACATTCCCGCATCCGCAAAAAGATGGAAGGTACGCCGGAGCGTCCGCGCCTGAACGTGTATCGCTCTACGAACCACCTGTATGTGCAGGTCATCGACGACAGCAAGGGCGCCACGCTGGTTGCAGCAAACACGCTGGAGTTTGGCGAAGCGAAGGAAGGCAAGCGTCCGACGGGCGGCAACCTGAGCGCAGCCAAGCAGCTCGGCAAGGCGATCGCGGAGCGCGCCAAGCAGAAGGGCATCAACAAAGTGGTCTTCGATCGCGGCGGTTACCTGTATCACGGGCGCATCAAGGCGTTGGCCGATGCAGCACGTGAAGGCGGACTAGAGTTCTAG
- the rpsE gene encoding 30S ribosomal protein S5, with the protein MATVKKKLDAGQFNLKDQVVAINRVTKVVKGGKNLSFAALVVVGDPSAAVVGYGSGKAKEVPQAIRKGIESAKKNLVKVNLSQTSIPHQVLGRYGSGRVMLKPAPEGTGVIAGGAVRAVMTSAGVQNVLTKSIGTTNPHNVIKATFEALKQLRDRREVAAGRGKTVEEL; encoded by the coding sequence ATGGCAACAGTGAAGAAAAAGCTCGATGCAGGCCAGTTCAACCTGAAGGACCAGGTAGTGGCCATCAACCGCGTGACCAAGGTGGTCAAGGGCGGTAAGAACCTGTCGTTCGCAGCGCTGGTAGTCGTGGGCGATCCCTCGGCTGCGGTCGTGGGCTACGGTTCCGGCAAGGCGAAGGAAGTTCCGCAGGCGATCCGTAAAGGGATCGAGTCCGCGAAGAAGAACCTGGTGAAGGTGAACCTGAGCCAGACTTCGATTCCGCACCAGGTACTGGGCCGCTATGGTTCGGGCCGTGTGATGTTGAAGCCGGCGCCGGAAGGCACGGGCGTCATCGCGGGCGGCGCGGTGCGTGCAGTGATGACTTCGGCGGGCGTGCAGAACGTGCTGACCAAGTCGATCGGCACCACGAACCCACACAACGTGATCAAGGCGACCTTCGAAGCACTCAAGCAGTTGCGTGATCGCCGCGAAGTCGCGGCCGGACGCGGCAAGACGGTAGAGGAGCTCTAA